DNA from Triticum aestivum cultivar Chinese Spring chromosome 7D, IWGSC CS RefSeq v2.1, whole genome shotgun sequence:
ACACCGGCGCCGTTTGCTGGAGCGCACCTGAAGCCTGCTGCCGCGTACTGCCAGGGCGGGCCGAGCAGCGGCTGAGGCAGCGCTGGCAccctgccaccgccaccgccaccggcgCCGTGTTTCTCCCACCCCGGCGGCGGCTTCACGTGCGCGAACTTGATCTCGAAAAcgtcatcgtcgtccatgtcgtgcACCGTAGCGCGGGAGCTCGGCAGGGGCCTCATAACCGCCGGGTGCTTGGCAGCATCCAATCCCTTCTCCGCATCGGCAGCGCCCTGCTGCtctgcagaggactttcccctggACGACGATGACCTCCGGCCGCACAGCCGGCCGGCGATGCACGCGGCGgctgaga
Protein-coding regions in this window:
- the LOC123168389 gene encoding uncharacterized protein, translating into MASLPQPLPYGGSYYPSTGSVRHTGRPAPDEGGGSFGPVLVVLAVVSFLSAAACIAGRLCGRRSSSSRGKSSAEQQGAADAEKGLDAAKHPAVMRPLPSSRATVHDMDDDDVFEIKFAHVKPPPGWEKHGAGGGGGGRVPALPQPLLGPPWQYAAAGFRCAPANGAGVARQAHPPQVRGVGDSCTAPARPTK